Proteins encoded by one window of Martelella endophytica:
- the rplF gene encoding 50S ribosomal protein L6, with translation MSRIGKKPVQVPKGVTASVDGQKITAKGPKGELVFVANDEVSVKLENDAIVVAPINETKDARSKWGMSRTMVENLMKGVTTGYERKLEINGVGYRAAMQGKNLQLSLGFSHEVVYQPPEGITIACPKPTEITVTGIDKQQVGQVAANIREYRGPEPYKGKGVKYAEERIVRKEGKKK, from the coding sequence ATGTCTCGTATCGGTAAAAAGCCCGTTCAGGTTCCGAAGGGTGTGACGGCGTCGGTAGACGGCCAGAAAATCACTGCCAAGGGCCCCAAGGGCGAGCTGGTCTTCGTCGCCAATGACGAAGTCAGCGTCAAGCTGGAGAACGACGCCATCGTTGTTGCTCCGATCAATGAGACCAAGGACGCGCGCTCCAAGTGGGGCATGTCGCGCACCATGGTCGAAAACCTGATGAAGGGTGTCACCACTGGCTACGAGCGCAAGCTCGAGATCAACGGCGTTGGCTACCGTGCGGCGATGCAGGGCAAGAACCTGCAGCTCTCGCTCGGTTTCTCCCACGAAGTTGTCTACCAGCCGCCGGAAGGCATCACGATCGCTTGCCCGAAGCCGACGGAAATCACCGTCACCGGCATCGACAAGCAGCAGGTTGGCCAGGTGGCCGCGAACATTCGCGAATACCGCGGTCCCGAGCCCTACAAGGGCAAGGGCGTCAAGTACGCGGAAGAGCGGATTGTCCGCAAAGAAGGCAAGAAGAAGTAA
- the rpsH gene encoding 30S ribosomal protein S8: MAMSDPLGDMLTRIRNGASRRKSSVSTPASKLRARVLDVLQAEGYIRGYTQTEFENGKSEIEIELKYYEGSSVIREIARVSKPGRRVYVSVKSIPQVANGLGITILSTPKGVMADHQAREQNVGGEVLCSVF; this comes from the coding sequence ATGGCAATGTCTGATCCCCTGGGCGATATGCTCACCCGCATCCGCAATGGCGCCTCCCGCCGCAAGTCCTCCGTCTCCACGCCGGCTTCCAAGCTGCGTGCACGCGTTCTGGACGTTCTGCAGGCTGAAGGCTACATCCGCGGTTACACCCAGACCGAATTCGAAAACGGCAAGTCCGAGATCGAAATCGAGCTGAAGTACTACGAAGGTTCGTCGGTGATCCGTGAGATCGCCCGCGTATCGAAGCCGGGCCGCCGGGTTTATGTCTCGGTCAAGTCCATCCCGCAGGTCGCAAACGGTCTCGGTATCACCATTCTCTCGACCCCCAAGGGCGTGATGGCTGATCACCAGGCTCGCGAACAGAATGTTGGTGGCGAGGTTCTCTGCTCGGTCTTCTAA
- the rpsN gene encoding 30S ribosomal protein S14 → MAKVSAVEKNKRRRATVARDAEKRAALKAIIKNQELPIEERFRASLKLAEMPRDGSKTRIRNRCEVSGRPRAYYRKLGMSRIALRDLGNTGKVPGVVKSSW, encoded by the coding sequence ATGGCGAAAGTAAGCGCAGTCGAAAAGAACAAGCGCCGCCGCGCGACGGTTGCCCGGGATGCTGAAAAGCGTGCCGCACTGAAGGCGATCATCAAGAATCAGGAACTGCCGATCGAAGAGCGTTTCCGGGCTTCCCTGAAGCTTGCCGAAATGCCGCGTGACGGCTCCAAGACCCGTATCCGCAACCGTTGCGAAGTATCCGGTCGTCCGCGTGCGTACTACCGCAAGCTGGGCATGTCCCGTATCGCACTTCGTGACCTTGGCAACACCGGCAAGGTGCCGGGCGTCGTCAAGTCGAGCTGGTAA
- the rplE gene encoding 50S ribosomal protein L5: MADAKYMPRLKKVFNDQIRAQMQEQFSYANEMMMPRLDKIVINMGVGEAVNDSKKPATAAADLSAISGQKAQVTHARNSIAGFKVREGMPIGAKVTLRGDRMYEFVDRLVNIALPRVRDFRGLNPKSFDGRGNFAMGIKEHIVFPEIEYDKVDQMWGMDIIVCTTAKTDDEARALLKAFNFPFRQ; encoded by the coding sequence ATGGCTGATGCAAAGTACATGCCGCGGCTGAAGAAGGTCTTCAACGACCAGATCCGCGCCCAGATGCAGGAGCAGTTCTCCTACGCCAACGAAATGATGATGCCGCGTCTGGACAAGATCGTCATCAACATGGGCGTCGGTGAAGCTGTCAATGACTCCAAGAAGCCCGCAACCGCTGCCGCCGATCTTTCGGCGATCTCCGGCCAGAAGGCTCAGGTTACGCATGCGCGCAACTCCATCGCCGGCTTCAAGGTCCGCGAAGGCATGCCGATCGGCGCCAAGGTGACGCTGCGCGGCGACCGCATGTATGAATTCGTTGACCGCCTCGTCAACATCGCGCTTCCGCGCGTTCGCGACTTCCGGGGCCTCAATCCGAAGAGCTTTGACGGCCGTGGCAACTTCGCCATGGGCATCAAGGAGCACATCGTGTTCCCTGAGATCGAATACGACAAGGTCGATCAGATGTGGGGCATGGATATCATCGTTTGCACGACGGCTAAGACGGACGACGAAGCACGGGCGCTCTTGAAGGCGTTCAACTTCCCGTTCCGCCAGTAA
- the rplX gene encoding 50S ribosomal protein L24 yields the protein MQKIKKGDKVVVIAGKDKGRTGEVVSVFPKEDRAVVSGINVVRRHQRQSQTTEAGIISKEAPVHLSNLAIADPKDGKPTRVGFKVEGDKKVRFAKRSGEVIDG from the coding sequence ATGCAGAAGATCAAGAAGGGCGACAAGGTCGTCGTGATCGCCGGCAAGGACAAGGGCCGCACCGGTGAAGTTGTTTCGGTTTTCCCGAAGGAAGACCGCGCCGTCGTTTCCGGCATCAATGTCGTTCGTCGTCATCAGCGCCAGTCGCAGACGACCGAAGCCGGGATCATCTCCAAGGAAGCGCCGGTTCATCTGTCGAACCTCGCCATCGCCGACCCCAAGGACGGCAAGCCGACCCGTGTCGGTTTCAAGGTTGAGGGCGACAAGAAGGTCCGTTTTGCCAAGCGTTCGGGAGAAGTGATCGATGGCTGA
- the rplN gene encoding 50S ribosomal protein L14 — translation MIQMQTNLDVADNSGARRVMCIKVLGGSKRKYASIGDIIVVSVKEAVPRGRVKKGDVMKAVVVRTAKDIRRADGSVIRFDSNAAVLINNNKEPIGTRIFGPVPRELRAKSHMKIISLAPEVL, via the coding sequence ATGATTCAGATGCAAACAAACCTCGACGTGGCGGATAATTCCGGCGCACGTCGTGTCATGTGCATCAAGGTTCTGGGCGGCTCCAAGCGCAAATATGCCTCGATCGGCGACATCATTGTCGTTTCGGTCAAGGAGGCTGTTCCGCGCGGGCGCGTCAAGAAGGGCGATGTGATGAAGGCCGTTGTCGTCCGCACGGCAAAGGACATCCGTCGTGCCGACGGTTCCGTCATTCGTTTCGACAGCAATGCTGCCGTTCTGATCAACAACAACAAAGAGCCGATCGGTACGCGTATCTTCGGGCCAGTGCCGCGCGAACTGCGCGCCAAGAGCCACATGAAGATCATCTCCCTGGCTCCTGAAGTTCTGTAA
- the rpsQ gene encoding 30S ribosomal protein S17 yields the protein MPKRILQGVVVSDKNDKTVVVRVERRFAHPLLQKTVRRSKKYKAHDAENQYKIGDTVFIEECAPISKDKRWTVVSAQA from the coding sequence ATGCCTAAACGCATCCTGCAGGGCGTTGTCGTCAGCGACAAGAACGATAAAACGGTCGTAGTCCGGGTTGAGCGTCGTTTCGCCCACCCGCTGTTGCAGAAGACGGTACGCCGCTCGAAGAAGTACAAGGCGCACGACGCCGAGAACCAGTACAAGATTGGTGACACCGTATTCATCGAAGAATGCGCACCGATCTCCAAGGACAAGCGCTGGACGGTGGTTTCCGCCCAGGCTTAA
- the rpmC gene encoding 50S ribosomal protein L29 encodes MKTSDVHAMTEDQLKDELAKLKKEQFNLRFQKATGQLEQTGRIKEVRRDIARVKTIAAQKAAAAKA; translated from the coding sequence ATGAAGACTTCTGACGTACACGCCATGACCGAAGACCAGCTCAAGGACGAGCTCGCCAAGCTGAAGAAGGAGCAGTTCAACCTGCGCTTCCAGAAGGCGACCGGCCAGCTGGAGCAGACGGGACGCATCAAGGAAGTGCGTCGCGACATCGCGCGTGTGAAAACCATTGCCGCCCAGAAGGCGGCAGCCGCCAAGGCTTGA
- the rplP gene encoding 50S ribosomal protein L16, which yields MLQPKRTKFRKQFKGRIHGVAKGGSDLAFGEYGLKAQEPNRVNAREIEAARRAITRHMKRAGRVWIRIFPDVPVTSKPTEVRMGKGKGGVDYWAAKVKPGRIMFEIDGVSEELAREALRLGAAKLSVKTRFVQRIAE from the coding sequence ATGTTGCAGCCAAAGCGTACAAAGTTCCGCAAGCAGTTCAAGGGCCGCATCCATGGCGTTGCCAAGGGCGGCAGCGATCTGGCTTTCGGAGAATATGGGCTTAAGGCGCAGGAACCCAACCGCGTCAACGCACGCGAGATCGAGGCGGCCCGCCGCGCGATCACGCGTCACATGAAGCGTGCCGGTCGCGTGTGGATCCGTATTTTCCCTGACGTTCCGGTCACCTCCAAGCCGACCGAAGTGCGTATGGGTAAAGGTAAGGGCGGCGTCGATTATTGGGCAGCCAAGGTCAAGCCCGGCCGTATCATGTTCGAAATCGATGGCGTGAGCGAAGAGCTTGCCCGCGAAGCCCTGCGCCTCGGCGCAGCCAAGCTTTCGGTCAAGACGCGCTTTGTCCAGCGTATCGCAGAGTAA
- the rpsC gene encoding 30S ribosomal protein S3: MGQKINPIGFRLGVNRTWDSRWFADNHEYGKLLHEDLKVRSYIQKELKQAGVSKVVIERPHKKCRVTIHSARPGLIIGKKGADIEKLRRQLGTMTDSEMHLNIVEVRKPETDATLIAQSIAQQLERRVAFRRAMKRSVQSAMRLGAEGIRIVSSGRLGGAEIARTEWYREGRVPLHTLRADIDYGTAEAETAYGICGIKVWVFKGEILEHDPMASERRATEGDNKGNSGNNRRRENA, encoded by the coding sequence ATGGGTCAGAAAATCAATCCGATCGGTTTCCGTCTCGGCGTCAACCGTACCTGGGACAGCCGCTGGTTCGCTGACAACCACGAATACGGTAAGCTGCTCCACGAAGACCTGAAGGTCCGCAGCTACATCCAGAAGGAACTGAAGCAGGCGGGTGTTTCCAAGGTCGTCATCGAGCGTCCGCACAAGAAGTGCCGCGTCACCATCCACTCGGCTCGTCCGGGTCTCATCATCGGCAAGAAGGGCGCGGACATCGAAAAGCTGCGCCGCCAGCTCGGCACGATGACGGATTCGGAAATGCACCTCAACATCGTTGAAGTGCGCAAGCCGGAAACCGACGCAACGCTGATCGCACAGTCGATCGCGCAGCAGCTCGAGCGCCGCGTGGCGTTCCGCCGTGCGATGAAGCGTTCGGTTCAGTCGGCCATGCGTCTCGGCGCCGAAGGCATCCGTATCGTTAGCTCGGGCCGCCTCGGCGGTGCTGAAATCGCGCGTACCGAATGGTATCGCGAAGGCCGCGTTCCGCTTCATACGCTGCGCGCCGACATCGACTACGGCACGGCGGAAGCTGAAACCGCATACGGCATCTGCGGCATCAAGGTCTGGGTCTTCAAGGGCGAAATCCTTGAGCATGATCCGATGGCCTCCGAGCGTCGCGCGACCGAAGGCGACAACAAGGGTAACAGCGGCAACAATCGCCGCCGCGAAAACGCCTGA
- the rplV gene encoding 50S ribosomal protein L22, whose product MGKAKAARRLKENEAQAVTRTIRVSPQKLNLVAAMIRGKKVDKALAELEFSNKRISDTVKKTLESAIANAENNHDLDVDQLVVAEAYVGKSIVAKRFMVRGRGRASRIEKPFSHLTIVVREVEEEAA is encoded by the coding sequence ATGGGCAAGGCAAAAGCCGCACGCCGGCTCAAGGAAAACGAGGCGCAGGCCGTTACGCGCACGATCCGCGTAAGCCCCCAGAAGCTCAACCTCGTCGCAGCCATGATCCGTGGCAAGAAGGTTGACAAGGCTCTGGCCGAACTCGAATTCTCGAACAAGCGGATTTCGGACACCGTCAAGAAGACGCTCGAGTCCGCGATCGCGAACGCTGAAAACAATCACGACCTCGACGTCGACCAGCTCGTCGTCGCGGAAGCTTATGTCGGCAAGTCGATTGTCGCCAAGCGCTTCATGGTTCGTGGTCGTGGCCGCGCATCGCGTATCGAGAAGCCGTTCTCGCACCTGACGATCGTCGTTCGCGAAGTCGAAGAGGAGGCCGCATAA
- the rpsS gene encoding 30S ribosomal protein S19 — protein sequence MARSVWKGPFVDGYLLKKAEKVREGGRHEVIKIWSRRSTIMPQFVGLTFGVYNGSKHIPVSVSEEMVGHKFGEFAPTRTYYGHGADKKAKRK from the coding sequence ATGGCTCGTTCAGTATGGAAGGGACCGTTTGTTGACGGCTATCTTCTCAAGAAGGCTGAGAAGGTGCGTGAAGGCGGTCGCCACGAAGTGATCAAGATCTGGAGCCGCCGCTCCACGATCATGCCGCAGTTCGTCGGTCTGACCTTCGGCGTCTACAACGGATCGAAGCATATTCCGGTATCCGTTTCGGAAGAGATGGTCGGCCACAAGTTCGGTGAGTTTGCACCGACGCGGACCTATTACGGTCACGGCGCCGACAAGAAGGCGAAGAGGAAGTAA
- the rplB gene encoding 50S ribosomal protein L2 produces the protein MALKTFNPTTPSQRQLVIVDRSELYKGKPVKALTEGLSSKGGRNNYGRITARFQGGGHKRSYRLVDFKRRKFGVEGTVERLEYDPNRSAFIALINYDDGELAYILAPQRLAVGDKVLASDKAIDVKPGNTMPLQYMPVGSIVHNVEMKPGKGGQIARSAGTYVQLVGRDQGMAILRLNSGEQRLVSGTCLATIGAVSNSDHSNTNDGKAGRSRWRGKRPHNRGVVMNPIDHPHGGGEGRTSGGRHPVSPWGKPTKGKRTRKNKSTDKFIMRSRHQKKK, from the coding sequence ATGGCATTGAAAACTTTCAATCCGACAACGCCGAGCCAGAGGCAGCTGGTCATCGTCGACCGGTCGGAGCTTTACAAGGGCAAGCCGGTCAAGGCACTGACCGAAGGCCTTTCGTCCAAGGGCGGCCGTAACAACTACGGTCGCATCACGGCCCGTTTCCAGGGTGGCGGCCACAAGCGCAGCTACCGTCTCGTCGACTTCAAGCGCCGCAAGTTCGGCGTCGAAGGCACCGTCGAGCGTCTGGAATACGACCCGAACCGTTCCGCCTTCATCGCCCTCATCAACTATGATGACGGTGAGCTGGCTTACATCCTGGCGCCGCAGCGTCTTGCTGTCGGCGACAAGGTTCTGGCCTCGGACAAGGCAATCGACGTCAAGCCTGGCAACACCATGCCGCTGCAGTACATGCCGGTTGGTTCGATCGTGCACAACGTCGAGATGAAGCCGGGCAAGGGCGGCCAGATCGCCCGTTCGGCTGGCACCTACGTTCAGCTCGTCGGCCGCGACCAGGGCATGGCGATCCTGCGTTTGAACTCAGGCGAGCAGCGCCTGGTTTCGGGCACTTGCCTTGCAACGATCGGCGCTGTATCGAACTCCGACCATTCCAACACGAATGACGGCAAGGCCGGTCGTTCGCGTTGGCGGGGTAAGCGTCCGCATAACCGCGGCGTCGTCATGAACCCGATCGACCACCCGCACGGTGGTGGTGAAGGTCGCACCTCGGGTGGTCGTCACCCGGTCTCGCCCTGGGGCAAGCCCACCAAGGGCAAGCGTACGCGCAAGAACAAGTCGACCGACAAGTTCATCATGCGCTCGCGCCACCAGAAGAAGAAGTAA
- a CDS encoding 50S ribosomal protein L23, which translates to MSDIRHYDVIVSPVITEKATLVSDNNQVVFNVAKNASKPEIKAAVEELFGVKVKSVNTLVRKGKIKRFRNFSGKQKDVKKAIVTLAEGQSVDVTTGV; encoded by the coding sequence ATGAGCGATATCCGCCATTACGACGTGATCGTTTCGCCGGTCATCACCGAAAAGGCCACGCTGGTTTCCGATAACAACCAGGTCGTGTTCAACGTTGCGAAGAATGCGAGCAAGCCCGAAATCAAGGCCGCCGTCGAAGAGCTCTTCGGCGTCAAGGTCAAGTCGGTCAACACGCTCGTCCGCAAGGGCAAGATCAAGCGCTTCCGGAATTTCTCCGGCAAGCAGAAGGACGTCAAGAAGGCGATCGTCACGCTGGCCGAAGGTCAGTCGGTAGACGTGACGACCGGCGTTTGA
- the rplD gene encoding 50S ribosomal protein L4 yields the protein MDLTVKTLEGKDAGTLSLKEEIFGLEPREDILARMVRYQLALKRQGSHKVKGRSEIARTGSKMYKQKGTGNARHHSARAPQFRGGGRAHGPVVRDHAHDLPKKLRALALKHALSTKAKSENLIIIDDLVASEAKTKGLLAKFAGLGLDNALIIGGSEVDGNFKLAARNIPNIDVLPVQGINVYDILRRGKLVLSKAAVEALEERFK from the coding sequence ATGGATCTCACTGTTAAAACACTTGAGGGCAAGGACGCCGGCACGCTCAGCCTGAAGGAAGAGATCTTCGGCCTGGAACCGCGCGAAGACATCCTCGCCCGTATGGTGCGCTACCAGCTCGCTCTCAAGCGTCAGGGTTCGCACAAGGTCAAGGGCCGTTCGGAAATCGCCCGCACCGGTTCGAAGATGTACAAGCAGAAGGGCACGGGTAACGCCCGCCACCATTCTGCACGCGCTCCGCAGTTCCGCGGCGGTGGTCGCGCCCATGGTCCGGTTGTCCGTGACCACGCGCACGATCTTCCGAAGAAGCTCCGTGCTCTGGCTCTGAAGCATGCGCTTTCGACCAAGGCGAAGTCCGAGAACCTGATCATCATCGACGATCTGGTCGCCTCGGAAGCCAAGACCAAGGGTCTTCTGGCGAAGTTCGCCGGTCTCGGCCTCGACAATGCGCTGATCATCGGCGGCTCGGAAGTTGACGGCAACTTCAAGCTTGCTGCTCGCAACATTCCGAACATCGATGTTCTGCCGGTTCAGGGCATCAACGTTTACGACATTCTGCGCCGCGGAAAGCTCGTTCTTTCCAAGGCTGCGGTCGAAGCTCTGGAGGAGCGATTCAAATGA
- the rplC gene encoding 50S ribosomal protein L3 yields the protein MRSGVIAQKVGMTRVFNDAGEHIPVTVLRMDGCQVVGTRTKEKNGYTAVQLGAGAKKVKNTTKAERGNFALASVEPKAKVVEFRVSEDFLLDVGAELTASHFVSGQLVDVTGTTIGKGFAGAIKRHNFGGLRATHGVSVSHRSHGSTGNNQDPGKVWKGKKMAGHMGQTRVTTQNLEVVRTDEERGLILVKGAVPGSKGAWITVRDAVKSGVPENAPRPAGLRAAETNGAE from the coding sequence ATGCGTTCAGGTGTGATAGCACAGAAGGTGGGAATGACCCGCGTCTTCAATGACGCAGGAGAGCATATCCCTGTAACAGTTTTGCGAATGGACGGCTGCCAGGTCGTCGGCACGCGCACCAAGGAAAAGAACGGCTACACCGCCGTTCAGCTCGGCGCCGGCGCCAAGAAGGTCAAGAACACGACCAAGGCCGAGCGCGGTAATTTCGCCCTGGCCTCCGTCGAGCCCAAGGCCAAGGTTGTCGAGTTCCGTGTATCGGAAGACTTCCTTCTCGATGTCGGCGCCGAACTGACGGCCAGCCACTTCGTTTCGGGTCAGCTCGTCGACGTGACCGGTACCACCATCGGTAAGGGTTTTGCCGGTGCGATCAAGCGCCACAACTTCGGTGGCCTGCGCGCCACCCACGGTGTTTCGGTTTCGCACCGCTCGCACGGTTCGACCGGTAACAACCAGGATCCGGGCAAGGTCTGGAAGGGCAAGAAGATGGCTGGTCACATGGGTCAGACCCGCGTGACCACGCAGAACCTCGAGGTTGTCCGCACCGATGAAGAGCGCGGCCTGATCCTCGTGAAGGGCGCCGTTCCCGGTTCGAAGGGTGCGTGGATCACCGTCCGCGATGCCGTGAAGTCCGGTGTTCCTGAAAATGCGCCGCGGCCGGCTGGCCTGCGTGCAGCTGAAACCAATGGAGCCGAATAA
- the rpsJ gene encoding 30S ribosomal protein S10, whose protein sequence is MNGQNIRIRLKAFDHRILDASTREIVSTAKRTGANVRGPVPLPTRIEKFTVNRGPHIDKKSREQFEMRTHKRLLDIVDPTPQTVDALMKLDLAAGVDVEIKL, encoded by the coding sequence ATGAACGGCCAGAATATCCGCATCCGCCTGAAGGCGTTTGATCACCGGATCCTTGATGCCTCGACGCGTGAGATCGTTTCCACGGCCAAGCGTACCGGCGCCAATGTGCGCGGTCCGGTTCCGCTGCCGACCCGGATCGAGAAGTTCACCGTCAACCGCGGTCCGCATATCGACAAGAAGAGCCGCGAGCAGTTTGAAATGCGCACCCACAAGCGCCTGCTCGACATCGTCGATCCGACCCCCCAGACGGTCGATGCGCTGATGAAGCTCGATCTGGCCGCTGGCGTAGACGTCGAAATCAAGCTCTGA
- the tuf gene encoding elongation factor Tu encodes MAKAKFERSKPHVNIGTIGHVDHGKTSLTAAITKYFGDFRAYDQIDAAPEEKARGITISTAHVEYETDKRHYAHVDCPGHADYVKNMITGAAQMDGAILVCSAADGPMPQTREHILLARQVGVPAIVVFLNKVDQVDDEELLELVEMEVRELLDSYEFPGDEIPIIKGSALAALEDSDKKIGEDAIRELMAAVDDYIPTPERPVDQPFLMPIEDVFSISGRGTVVTGRVERGIVKVGEEVEIVGINPTQKTTVTGVEMFRKLLDQGQAGDNIGALIRGINRDQVERGQILCKPGSVTPHTKFKAEAYILTKEEGGRHTPFFTNYRPQFYFRTTDVTGIVTLPEGTEMVMPGDNVTVDVQLIVPIAMEEKLRFAIREGGRTVGAGIVASIVE; translated from the coding sequence ATGGCAAAAGCAAAGTTTGAGCGGAGCAAGCCGCACGTAAACATCGGCACGATCGGCCACGTTGACCATGGTAAGACGTCGCTGACGGCTGCGATCACGAAGTATTTCGGTGATTTCCGCGCCTACGACCAGATCGACGCGGCCCCGGAAGAAAAGGCCCGTGGCATCACCATCTCGACGGCACACGTCGAGTATGAAACCGACAAGCGCCACTACGCGCACGTCGACTGCCCCGGCCACGCCGACTACGTCAAGAACATGATCACCGGTGCTGCCCAGATGGACGGCGCGATCCTGGTTTGCTCGGCTGCCGACGGCCCGATGCCGCAGACCCGCGAGCACATCCTGCTTGCCCGTCAGGTTGGCGTTCCGGCGATCGTCGTGTTCCTCAACAAGGTTGACCAGGTCGACGACGAAGAGCTTCTCGAGCTCGTCGAAATGGAAGTTCGCGAGCTGCTCGACTCTTACGAGTTCCCCGGCGACGAAATCCCGATCATCAAGGGCTCTGCTCTTGCTGCTCTGGAAGATTCGGACAAGAAGATCGGCGAAGACGCGATCCGCGAGTTGATGGCTGCTGTCGACGACTACATCCCGACGCCTGAGCGTCCGGTTGACCAGCCGTTCCTGATGCCGATCGAAGACGTTTTCTCGATCTCGGGTCGTGGTACGGTCGTGACCGGCCGTGTCGAGCGCGGCATCGTCAAGGTTGGTGAAGAAGTCGAAATCGTCGGTATCAACCCGACGCAGAAGACGACGGTTACCGGCGTTGAAATGTTCCGCAAGCTGCTCGACCAGGGCCAGGCAGGCGACAACATCGGCGCGCTGATCCGCGGTATCAACCGTGACCAGGTCGAGCGTGGCCAGATCCTCTGCAAGCCCGGCTCTGTTACGCCGCACACGAAGTTCAAGGCTGAAGCCTACATCCTGACGAAGGAAGAGGGTGGCCGTCACACGCCGTTCTTCACGAACTACCGTCCGCAGTTCTATTTCCGCACGACGGACGTGACCGGCATCGTGACGCTTCCGGAAGGCACGGAAATGGTCATGCCTGGCGACAACGTCACTGTTGACGTTCAGCTGATCGTTCCGATCGCGATGGAAGAAAAGCTGCGCTTCGCGATCCGCGAAGGCGGCCGCACCGTCGGCGCCGGCATCGTCGCTTCGATCGTCGAGTAA